In Vicia villosa cultivar HV-30 ecotype Madison, WI unplaced genomic scaffold, Vvil1.0 ctg.000009F_1_1_3, whole genome shotgun sequence, the following are encoded in one genomic region:
- the LOC131621555 gene encoding uncharacterized protein LOC131621555, giving the protein METITTVTSISSTSTTDAKIQRVTKKSSDELLRKFAQVGTNEKKELRIIKRRKKMKENHSDSQSPSKAGSAIVERRSLLPPTVSRRSVLLRQLRVRDNRNKSSILGTIQKTWRTTVEGASRVFMEKHYHRHKRLINDIV; this is encoded by the exons ATGGAAACTATCACTACTGTTACATCTATCTCTTCCACCTCCACCACCGATGCTAAGATTCAGCGAGTAACTAAGAAATCTTCCGATGAACTGCTAAGAAAATTCGCTCAAGTGGGTACCAACGAGAAGAAAGAGCTGCGTATCATCAAACgcaggaagaagatgaaggagaatCATTCCGATAGCCAGAGCCCTTCGAAAGCCGGCTCCGCCATTGTCGAAAGGAGGTCGCTGCTGCCGCCAACCGTGAGCCGGAGGTCGGTGTTGCTCCGGCAGCTTAGGGTTAGAGATAACAGAAACAAGTCATCTATCTTGGGAACCATTCAGAAA ACATGGCGTACAACAGTTGAAGGTGCTTCTAGAGTTTTCATGGAAAAGCATTATCATCGTCATAAGCGTTTGATCAATGATATTGTTTGA
- the LOC131621553 gene encoding DNA polymerase delta small subunit, giving the protein MERVQCSYESQDKTFEIGKEMYRGQQYSQIYYARLHLMRTLLYSLVSQWKPNSPVCTVLELKEGKECVVVGTLFKNMKLKPCILDEYSKERSVVPLVKPHNFVDKNDYLVLEDESGRVKLSGNVIVPSVYVTGIVVAIHGKETGAGDFLVQEVLEAGLPPQIEFPIKSREDRYVLFVSGLSIGSSKSNPLQFQLLVDHITGHLGDEKEQSIASQIVHVVIAGNSVEIARGLLNGQNLASKDLSKMAEPVKELDILLNQIAAGLPLDIMPGPCDPANFSLPQQALHRCLFPGSSVYNTFRSCTNPHCFELDGIRFLGTSGQNVDDLDKYSEAKDKIDFMERTLRWRHLAPTAPNTLGCYPYTDRDPFFIQDCPHVYFVGNQEKYDTRVIKGSEGQLVRLICVPKFSENGVAVMLNLRDLECHTLSFGTQFSP; this is encoded by the exons ATGGAGAGAGTCCAATGCTCCTACGAATCTCAG GATAAAACGTTCGAAATCGGGAAAGAGATGTATCGTGGACAGCAATACAGTCAAATTTACTATGCTCGTCTTCACTTGATGAGAACTCTACTGTATTCTCTTGTTTCCCAGTGGAAACCTAATTCTCCTG TGTGCACGGTGTTGGAACTGAAAGAGGGCAAGGAGTGTGTTGTTGTTGGGACACTGTTTAAAAACATGAAGTTGAAACCTTGCATACTTGATGAGTATTCTAAAGAG AGATCGGTTGTCCCACTTGTCAAGCCGCATAACTTTGTGGACAAAAATGATTATCTTGTTTTGGAAGATGAAAGTGGAAGAGTTAAGCTTAGTGGGAATGTTATTGTTCCATCTGTCTATGTAACAG GAATTGTGGTTGCTATACATGGTAAAGAGACCGGAGCAGGTGATTTTTTGGTTCAGGAAGTTCTAGAAGCTGGCTTACCACCGCAGATAGAATTCCCCATTAAATCAA GGGAAGACAGATATGTTCTTTTTGTGTCAGGATTAAGTATTGGCAGCAGCAAGTCTAACCCTCTTCAATTTCAGCTTCTAGTTGATCATATTACTGGCCATTTAGGAGATGAGAAG GAGCAAAGTATTGCGTCGCAAATTGTTCATGTAGTCATTGCTGGAAATTCTGTTGAGATAGCTCGTGGACTTCTTAATGGACAG AATTTGGCTTCAAAAGATCTTTCGAAGATGGCAGAACCAGTAAAGGAGCTAGATATTCTGTTGAATCAG ATTGCTGCGGGTTTGCCATTGGATATCATGCCAGGACCCTGTGACCCTGCTAATTTCTCATTACCACAACAG GCATTGCATAGATGCCTTTTCCCCGGGTCATCAGTTTACAACACTTTTAGATCTTGTACAAACCCTCATTGTTTTGAGCTTGATGGTATCAG GTTTCTTGGGACATCTGGTCAAAATGTAGATGATCTTGATAAGTATTCAGAGGCAAAAGATAAAATTGACTTCATGGAAAGGACATTACGATGGAGGCATTTGGCACCAACTGCACCTAATACCCTTG GTTGCTATCCTTATACTGATAGGGATCCTTTCTTCATTCAGGATTGTCCACATGTGTACTTTGTTGGCAATCAGGAAAAATATGATACCCGTGTGATAAAGG GATCAGAAGGCCAGTTGGTTAGACTCATTTGTGTTCCTAAATTCAGTGAAAATGGAGTTGCAGTTATG TTGAATCTGAGGGATCTTGAATGTCACACTCTCAGTTTTGGAACTCAGTTCAGCCCATAA
- the LOC131621554 gene encoding uncharacterized protein LOC131621554, whose protein sequence is MNGIKHRLLHTLRVDVPTESLKRKALELENKRKMRSSKTKDQFIVPVPESLSYLDTASMPMIVVAVGVAIFAKLLMMYDESRSQELLERKIKNSPEGQGTVRMLSREEWEKIRELPPRTPFESKFSRPNSRIRTGEPLHLEDLKDWTIDVFMDGVARAEEYSKRRNTK, encoded by the exons ATGAACGGAATAAAACACAGATTGCTACACACGCTGCGTGTCGATGTCCCAACCGAATCACTGAAAAGAAAGGCATTGGAATTGGAGAACAAAAGGAAGATGAGGAGTTCTAAAACCAAGGACCAGTTCATTGTCCCGGTCCCCGAATCCTTATCCTACCTCGATACCGCTTCCATGCCCATGATTGTTGTTGCCGTTGGCGTTGCAATATTCGCCAAGCTCCTTATGATG TATGATGAATCTAGATCTCAAGAGTTGTTAGAACGTAAGATAAAGAATTCTCCAGAGGGTCAAGGCACTGTGAGAATGCTCAGCCGTGAAGAGTGGGAGAAGATTCGGGAACTCCCACCCAGAACTCCGTTTGAATCCAAGTTTTCCCGGCCTAATTCTAGAATCAGAACCGGAGAACCATTGCATCTG GAGGACTTAAAGGATTGGACAATTGATGTTTTTATGGATGGTGTTGCAAGAGCTGAAGAGTACAGTAAACGCAGAAATACTAAGTAA